From a region of the Desmodus rotundus isolate HL8 chromosome 7, HLdesRot8A.1, whole genome shotgun sequence genome:
- the LOC112316977 gene encoding thymosin beta-4 → MSDKPDMAEIEKFDKSKLRKTETQEKNPLPSKGTIGQAKQAGKS, encoded by the coding sequence ATGTCTGATAAACCCGATATGGCCGAGATTGAGAAATTCGATAAGTCGAAATTGAGGAAGACAGAAACGCAAGAGAAAAATCCACTGCCTTCCAAAGGAACGATTGGACAGGCGAAGCAAGCAGGCAAATCGTAA